Proteins encoded by one window of Flavobacterium sp. N502540:
- a CDS encoding DUF3078 domain-containing protein produces the protein MKLLRSTLLLLLLLCTSNNFAQIIQTTLDPGELPAPPSNWTKKNQLGFDISEIAFVNWSAGGTSSISGLFKGEFNRTYIKGNHKWANELIIKYGLNQQDGTELRKTDDAFLFNSTYGFRKDTLSNWYYSAKFNFNTQFTDGYNYPNKDIAISRPFAPAYVFLGAGAENSDKKKNRTLYFSPITLKTTLVLDQTLANQGAFGVRKATYIVDPMDPSSKILVENGQKVKAEFGILLTGYMKTEIYKNIFYENRLSLYTDYLNKFGNVDVDYDTRLDLVVNAYVKANIGVHLVYDDDIKTKKDVWDPATGATSQVNNGPRAQLRQVLGVGLVYAFQ, from the coding sequence ATGAAATTATTGCGTTCTACCCTTTTGCTTTTGCTGCTTTTGTGTACTTCAAATAACTTTGCTCAAATTATACAAACGACTTTGGATCCTGGTGAATTACCTGCACCTCCATCAAACTGGACCAAAAAAAATCAACTGGGCTTTGACATTTCCGAAATTGCTTTTGTAAACTGGAGCGCGGGGGGAACAAGCTCGATCTCGGGACTTTTTAAAGGTGAGTTCAACCGAACTTACATTAAAGGAAACCACAAATGGGCCAATGAACTTATTATAAAATACGGTTTAAACCAGCAGGACGGTACAGAATTGCGAAAAACCGATGATGCTTTTCTATTCAATTCAACCTATGGTTTTAGAAAAGATACGCTCTCAAATTGGTACTACTCGGCGAAATTCAACTTCAATACTCAATTTACTGATGGATACAATTATCCGAACAAGGATATTGCCATCTCCAGACCTTTTGCACCGGCTTATGTCTTCCTTGGAGCCGGAGCTGAAAATTCAGACAAAAAGAAAAACCGAACCTTATATTTCTCTCCAATAACCCTAAAAACCACCTTGGTTCTAGATCAGACTTTAGCCAATCAGGGAGCTTTTGGTGTGCGAAAAGCGACTTACATAGTGGATCCAATGGACCCAAGTTCTAAAATTTTAGTTGAAAACGGACAGAAGGTAAAAGCCGAATTTGGTATTCTGCTTACCGGATACATGAAAACCGAGATTTACAAAAACATCTTCTACGAAAACCGATTGAGTTTGTATACCGATTATCTAAACAAATTTGGAAACGTCGACGTAGATTATGATACCCGCCTGGATCTTGTAGTAAATGCTTATGTAAAAGCAAATATTGGTGTACACCTGGTGTACGATGATGATATCAAAACCAAAAAAGACGTTTGGGATCCTGCTACCGGAGCGACTTCGCAAGTTAACAACGGACCAAGAGCCCAGCTAAGACAAGTCTTAGGCGTGGGTCTGGTATATGCTTTTCAATAA
- a CDS encoding 1-deoxy-D-xylulose-5-phosphate synthase, which produces MKSNLLSNIYNPADLRLLTEAQLSQVAQELRDFIIDVVSVKEGHLGSSLGVIELTIALHYVFNTPDDLLVWDVGHQAYGHKILTERREIFHTNRQLEGISGFPKRTESIYDTFGVGHSSTSISAALGMAIASKLKGDFDKQHIAVIGDASIASGMAFEGLNHAGVTDANLLVILNDNAIGIDPSVGALKKYLTAVKNGKNPKQNNIIKSLNFDYSGPIDGHDLPALIKELNRLKKIKGPKFLHIVTTKGKGLQQAEENQVKYHAPGKFDASTGELYSKSEENLPPKYQDVFGLTILDLAKKNEKIIGITPAMPSGSSLKFMMDEIPERAFDVGIAEQHAVTLAAGMVTQGMTVYCNIYSTFLQRAYDQVIHDVALQNLPVIFCLDRAGLVGEDGATHHGVFDIAYLRAIPNLIIYAPLNEIDLQNILYTAQLGLNHPIAIRYPRGRGVIPNWEVENFGHYKKIEIGTANCLKEGTKIAVLSTGTIGNNVIEAINKSQNPEAIAHYDLPFIKPLDTNTLIGVFSSFERIITVEDGTVNGGFGSAILEFAASHNFKNTIEVLGIPDTFIEHGTVNQLQQLCKIDVKSLINLFSNDTK; this is translated from the coding sequence ATGAAAAGTAACTTACTCTCCAACATATACAATCCCGCTGATTTACGCTTATTAACCGAAGCGCAGCTTTCTCAGGTTGCACAGGAATTACGCGATTTTATTATTGATGTTGTTTCGGTTAAAGAAGGGCATTTAGGCTCCAGTCTGGGTGTAATCGAATTGACCATTGCACTTCATTATGTGTTTAATACTCCTGACGATTTATTGGTTTGGGATGTTGGACATCAGGCTTACGGGCATAAAATTTTGACGGAAAGAAGGGAAATTTTTCATACGAACAGACAGCTTGAAGGTATTTCCGGTTTTCCAAAAAGAACCGAAAGTATTTATGACACATTTGGCGTAGGACATTCCTCTACTTCTATTTCAGCGGCGCTTGGAATGGCCATTGCTTCAAAACTAAAAGGTGATTTCGACAAACAGCATATAGCCGTAATTGGTGATGCTTCGATTGCTTCAGGAATGGCTTTTGAAGGTTTGAATCATGCCGGGGTTACAGATGCTAATCTTTTGGTCATTCTAAACGATAATGCTATCGGGATTGACCCAAGTGTAGGGGCTTTGAAAAAATATTTAACAGCGGTTAAAAACGGGAAAAATCCGAAACAGAATAACATCATCAAGTCGTTAAACTTTGATTATTCAGGGCCAATTGACGGTCATGACCTTCCTGCCTTAATCAAAGAGCTTAATCGTTTAAAGAAGATAAAAGGCCCTAAATTTCTACATATTGTAACCACAAAAGGAAAGGGTTTACAGCAGGCTGAAGAAAATCAGGTAAAATATCATGCTCCGGGAAAATTTGATGCTTCCACCGGAGAACTTTATTCCAAATCAGAAGAAAATTTACCTCCTAAATATCAGGACGTTTTTGGTCTTACGATCTTAGATTTAGCCAAAAAGAACGAAAAAATCATCGGAATCACTCCGGCAATGCCATCCGGAAGTTCTCTTAAATTTATGATGGATGAGATTCCCGAACGCGCTTTTGACGTTGGAATAGCCGAACAGCATGCAGTAACACTTGCTGCGGGAATGGTTACACAGGGAATGACGGTCTACTGCAATATTTATTCGACTTTTTTACAGCGCGCTTACGATCAGGTCATCCACGATGTCGCACTGCAAAACTTGCCTGTTATTTTTTGTCTTGACCGTGCCGGGTTAGTAGGCGAAGATGGTGCAACACATCATGGTGTTTTTGATATTGCCTATTTACGTGCGATTCCGAACCTGATTATTTATGCTCCTCTCAACGAAATTGACTTACAGAATATTTTATATACGGCACAATTGGGATTAAATCATCCCATCGCCATTCGATATCCAAGAGGCCGCGGCGTCATCCCAAATTGGGAAGTAGAAAATTTCGGACATTATAAAAAAATTGAAATTGGCACAGCAAACTGTTTAAAAGAGGGGACAAAAATCGCCGTTTTGTCTACCGGAACAATTGGAAATAATGTGATCGAAGCAATAAACAAATCTCAGAATCCAGAGGCCATTGCTCATTACGACCTCCCTTTTATTAAACCACTAGACACCAATACCTTAATCGGTGTTTTTTCAAGTTTCGAAAGGATAATTACGGTCGAAGACGGTACTGTAAATGGTGGTTTTGGAAGTGCCATTTTAGAGTTTGCAGCCTCACATAATTTCAAAAATACCATCGAGGTTTTGGGTATTCCGGACACGTTTATCGAGCATGGAACAGTTAATCAGTTACAACAATTGTGTAAAATTGACGTTAAAAGTTTAATAAATCTTTTTTCAAACGATACAAAATAA
- a CDS encoding nucleoside deaminase: protein MINPFTDEYFMKKALQEAEMAFDKGEIPVGAIIVVADKIIARSHNLTELLNDVTAHAEMQAITAAANFLGGKYLKDCTLYVTLEPCQMCAGALYWSQISKIVFGARDEQRGFMTMGTKLHPKTTVVSGVMANEAADLMKRFFVERRK from the coding sequence ATGATAAATCCCTTCACCGACGAATACTTCATGAAAAAAGCTTTGCAGGAAGCTGAAATGGCTTTTGATAAAGGCGAAATTCCTGTTGGAGCAATCATTGTAGTTGCCGATAAAATTATTGCAAGAAGCCATAATTTAACCGAATTGCTTAATGATGTTACGGCTCATGCCGAAATGCAGGCGATAACCGCTGCTGCCAATTTCTTAGGTGGAAAATACCTCAAAGACTGCACATTGTATGTTACCCTCGAACCTTGCCAGATGTGTGCAGGGGCTTTGTATTGGAGTCAGATTTCAAAAATTGTTTTTGGTGCTCGCGATGAACAACGCGGTTTTATGACCATGGGAACCAAATTACACCCAAAAACAACTGTGGTTTCCGGAGTGATGGCCAATGAAGCTGCCGATTTGATGAAACGCTTTTTTGTAGAGAGACGGAAATAA